A DNA window from Flavisolibacter ginsenosidimutans contains the following coding sequences:
- a CDS encoding DNA-directed RNA polymerase subunit alpha, whose product MAILNFQKPDKIVLQKVTDFEAQFEFRPLEPGYGVTIGNALRRVLLSSLEGYAIVGVKIEGVEHEFATIKGVSEDVVEIILNLKQVRLKKVVDHDVQTEKISLTIKNRGELTAGMLAEGTQSFQIMNPELLICTLDTSVTLDIELSIGKGRGYVPAEENKPKDAPLGYIPVDAIYTPIKNVKYSIENTRVEQRTDYEKLVMEVVTDGTIHPEEAVKQASRILIQHLMIITDENITFDSKEEKKEDIVDEQTLQLRKVLKTPLEDLDLSVRAFNCLKAAKINSLSELVQYEQEDLMKFRNFGQKSLSEIEQVLHERGLHFGMDLSKLGADKDDY is encoded by the coding sequence ATGGCAATCCTAAATTTTCAGAAGCCCGATAAAATCGTTCTTCAAAAAGTAACGGACTTCGAAGCGCAATTCGAATTCCGTCCGCTGGAACCCGGTTACGGCGTTACCATCGGAAATGCCTTGCGTCGTGTATTGCTTTCTTCGCTGGAAGGCTACGCTATCGTAGGTGTAAAAATTGAAGGCGTGGAGCACGAGTTTGCAACCATTAAAGGCGTTTCTGAAGACGTGGTGGAAATCATCCTCAATCTCAAACAAGTTCGTTTGAAGAAAGTGGTTGACCACGACGTACAAACAGAGAAAATTTCTCTGACGATAAAAAACCGCGGAGAACTGACCGCCGGAATGCTTGCCGAAGGCACACAATCGTTCCAAATCATGAACCCCGAGCTCCTGATTTGCACGCTGGATACTTCTGTTACTCTTGACATTGAACTGAGCATCGGCAAAGGCCGTGGTTACGTTCCTGCCGAAGAAAACAAACCGAAAGATGCACCGTTGGGCTACATCCCCGTTGATGCGATTTACACGCCCATCAAGAACGTAAAGTACAGCATTGAAAACACCCGTGTAGAGCAACGTACCGACTACGAGAAACTCGTAATGGAAGTTGTGACAGACGGTACAATTCATCCGGAAGAAGCGGTGAAGCAAGCATCCCGCATCCTGATTCAGCACCTGATGATCATCACCGACGAAAACATCACCTTCGATTCGAAAGAAGAGAAGAAAGAAGACATCGTTGATGAACAAACATTGCAACTGCGCAAAGTATTGAAGACGCCGTTGGAAGATCTCGATCTTTCGGTACGTGCCTTCAACTGCCTGAAGGCAGCGAAGATCAATTCGCTCAGCGAGTTGGTTCAGTACGAGCAGGAAGACCTGATGAAGTTTCGGAACTTTGGTCAGAAGTCACTCAGTGAGATTGAACAAGTATTGCACGAAAGAGGTCTGCATTTTGGCATGGACCTGAGCAAACTGGGTGCAGACAAAGACGACTATTAA
- the rplQ gene encoding 50S ribosomal protein L17 — MRHGDKINNLGRKKAHREALLSNLACALIQHKRIVTTLAKAKALRVYIEPLITKSKKNETHQRRVVFSYLQDKAAVTELFSTISEKIAGRPGGYTRIIKLGTRPGDNAETALIELVDFNEIYGKGKTEKKEGAKRTRRAGSRKKATDTTAAPAAEATETPAPVTENTPEASEGQPS, encoded by the coding sequence ATGCGTCACGGAGACAAAATCAACAACCTCGGTCGGAAGAAAGCCCACCGCGAAGCGTTGTTAAGCAACCTGGCTTGCGCCCTCATTCAGCACAAGCGCATTGTAACCACATTGGCCAAAGCAAAAGCACTGCGTGTGTACATTGAGCCGTTGATTACAAAGAGCAAAAAGAACGAAACACACCAACGCCGCGTAGTGTTCAGCTACCTGCAGGACAAAGCCGCTGTTACGGAATTGTTCAGCACTATCAGCGAAAAAATCGCCGGCCGTCCCGGTGGTTACACACGCATTATCAAACTGGGCACACGTCCTGGTGACAACGCTGAAACGGCACTGATTGAACTGGTTGATTTCAACGAGATTTACGGAAAAGGTAAAACAGAGAAGAAAGAAGGTGCAAAACGTACACGTCGTGCCGGTAGCCGCAAAAAAGCTACAGACACAACTGCCGCACCCGCTGCAGAAGCAACAGAAACTCCTGCCCCGGTTACAGAAAATACACCGGAAGCTTCGGAGGGCCAACCCAGCTAA